The Chanodichthys erythropterus isolate Z2021 chromosome 12, ASM2448905v1, whole genome shotgun sequence genome contains a region encoding:
- the gprin3b gene encoding G protein-regulated inducer of neurite outgrowth 3 — MEKVPNPKRTVTVQMMPQLASIDVLGNKELNANWDIEPKLTLNQDCSDQDNMHLNSSIKDSHTTLLGGTVLEDKHVSSHGSEDHRQPQNSHANIKTSGQCAKSTEGRKTDCDMNSNSKTVLLTSSSSSTTTYNVDQEKNGNSTTKALQNEQHEPKAQSKASVVQETSGIKETLHNQTPSQARAPSTNHTIKDMSLLSESKDVSCTTSISISRSPLELVSTTNAPKTNHSVTETSGPAPGTRIQTPQPQEIHHMPVKEDTCSNDCVKKDFKPPGTAEETSSGCPLVSSASNVSHSVHTEVIDEEVQTQGAAPEEQKQVHCKLYREASTMTSAVEFGNQLGTQRHDVEVQAVATVCSQSTATSPSLLSLQPHRRSVGLLPEENDSIAVVFGVKTTSEVPSVVASSTILPGKPPQSDTVMVHVDADLQEESKLGAKPKEPQHNSQRGFSPLQPVYQINIETCSQSKQSNETTGHLQSQGSPAVSASGPQNVACVQEPKTTSAQVCQDLSAKSAKPPASKSKEASSAKPPTDITMTTPPTSSSTPQSKKTERQQKGASKLEREKEDQEEEKTKQSKNSVHDVVWDEQGMTWEVYGASVDPESLGFAIQSHLQCKIKEHEKKIITQASIRKSLSSPSGKKNKRRQVNINFRSMFQNVRRPNCCARPSVLE; from the coding sequence ATGGAAAAAGTACCAAATCCCAAAAGGACTGTTACTGTCCAGATGATGCCTCAGCTCGCCAGTATAGATGTGCTGGGAAATAAAGAGTTAAATGCTAACTGGGACATTGAGCCAAAGTTAACCTTAAATCAGGATTGCTCCGATCAGGATAATATGCATCTTAATTCCTCCATCAAAGATTCCCACACCACTCTTCTTGGAGGGACTGTCCTTGAAGACAAACACGTGTCGTCCCATGGCAGCGAAGATCACAGGCAACCTCAAAATAGTCACGCAAACATAAAGACCTCAGGTCAGTGTGCCAAGAGCACTGAAGGTAGAAAAACTGATTGTGATatgaattcaaattcaaaaactgTCCTTTTGACATCCAGCTCATCATCTACAACTACATATAATGTTGACCAGGAGAAAAATGGCAATAGCACAACAAAGGCACTTCAAAATGAACAACATGAGCCCAAAGCACAGAGCAAAGCATCAGTAGTTCAAGAAACTAGTGGGATCAAAGAGACTCTGCACAATCAAACGCCAAGCCAGGCTCGGGCTCCCAGCACCAACCACACAATCAAGGACATGTCACTTTTATCTGAATCAAAAGATGTGAGTTGCACCACCAGCATAAGCATCAGCAGATCTCCGCTTGAATTGGTATCCACCACCAATGCTCCTAAAACCAATCACTCAGTGACCGAAACATCTGGACCAGCACCTGGGACAAGAATTCAGACCCCACAACCACAAGAGATCCATCATATGCCTGTTAAAGAGGACACATGTAGCAATGACTGCGTGAAGAAGGATTTTAAACCACCAGGAACTGCTGAAGAGACTTCTTCTGGATGCCCATTGGTGTCTTCAGCTAGCAACGTAAGTCACTCGGTCCACACGGAAGTGATTGATGAGGAGGTCCAAACGCAGGGAGCTGCTCCTGAAGAGCAGAAGCAGGTCCACTGTAAACTCTATCGTGAGGCATCTACCATGACTTCAGCAGTTGAGTTTGGCAACCAACTCGGCACGCAACGGCATGACGTGGAGGTGCAGGCGGTTGCTACGGTCTGCAGTCAATCTACAGCCACTAGCCCTAGTCTTCTGTCTCTACAACCTCATCGGAGATCAGTTGGCCTACTACCTGAGGAGAATGACAGTATAGCAGTGGTTTTTGGGGTGAAGACCACCTCAGAGGTCCCATCTGTCGTTGCATCCAGTACGATCCTCCCTGGGAAGCCTCCACAGTCGGACACAGTGATGGTGCATGTAGATGCTGACCTTCAGGAAGAGTCCAAGCTTGGGGCCAAGCCTAAAGAGCCTCAACACAACAGCCAAAGAGGATTTTCGCCGCTTCAACCGGTTTATCAGATCAATATCGAGACCTGCAGCCAAAGCAAACAGTCAAATGAGACTACCGGTCATCTTCAGAGCCAAGGTTCACCTGCAGTCTCAGCATCTGGTCCTCAAAATGTGGCATGTGTTCAGGAACCCAAGACAACATCTGCTCAGGTCTGCCAGGATCTGTCAGCAAAATCGGCCAAGCCTCCTGCATCGAAATCCAAGGAGGCAAGTTCTGCAAAACCTCCAACGGACATCACAATGACCACTCCTCCAACATCAAGCTCGACACCACAAAGTAAAAAGACAGAGCGGCAACAGAAGGGAGCGTCCAAGCTGGAGCGTGAGAAAGAAGACCAAGAGGAGGAGAAGACCAAGCAATCCAAGAACAGTGTGCATGACGTCGTGTGGGACGAGCAAGGGATGACATGGGAGGTATACGGAGCATCGGTGGATCCAGAGTCGCTGGGATTTGCCATTCAAAGTCACTTGCAGTGCAAAATCAAGGAGCATGAGAAGAAGATCATCACTCAGGCGAGTATCAGAAAATCCTTGTCTTCGCCTTCCGGCAAGAAGAACAAGAGGAGGCAGGTTAACATCAACTTCAGGTCCATGTTCCAAAATGTCCGCCGACCCAACTGTTGCGCACGGCCGTCAGTACTAGAATGA